The Glandiceps talaboti chromosome 1, keGlaTala1.1, whole genome shotgun sequence genome has a segment encoding these proteins:
- the LOC144437139 gene encoding uncharacterized protein LOC144437139: MSNIPRYDHDKVLQHMQEANGQLTDEVRKIKMSEYKRLFQQTRSFIDALERCPLSRHRSYGPSILTIGQIQDCYRISQKLDGERKTHYTVLLGYFVHLSSILRQLADNVRDWLGEPVEQLTVHPEQEATGVKILAELAFWEKFMNEDNDFTDLHKYKTIEEFRGLNTGEVSLYGAVVNLLPVTLNTIEGITVEVSRWLNITYRLGNGIFRERKSLLAKEPVPNSSRSGSRSGSRPGSRPCSATNAVRPSSRASGASVTNQRPLSRSSPLDRPATARERVPSRQGTTVGTQTQFSKPASREKPKARVTSAPPTRRSYADQLATRYKGKISLYERPPWKPSSKIPHNLYPQLHIHLDS, translated from the exons ATGTCGAACATACCGCGCTATGACCATGATAAAGTGTTGCAGCATATGCAGGAAGCCAATGGTCAACTGACGGACGAAGTACGTAAGATTAAAATGAGTGAATATAAGAGACTGTTCCAACAGACTAGAAGTTTTATCGATGCCTTGGAAAGATGTCCCTTATCTCGTCATCGTTCTTACGGACCATCAATTTTGACAATTGGCCAGATACAAGACTGTTATCGAATATCACAAAAGCTGGACGGTGAAAGAAAGACCCATTACACTGTACTCCTGGGCTACTTCGTTCACCTGAGTAGCATACTGCGTCAACTTGCAGATAATGTCAGAGATTGGCTTGGTGAACCTGTCGAGCAACTGACCGTACATCCAGAGCAAGAAGCGACGGGTGTTAAGATTTTAGCAGAATTGGCATTCTGGGAGAAATTCATGAACGAAGACAATGACTTTACTGATTTACATAAATACAAAACCATAGAGGAATTCCGGGGGTTAAACACAGGAGAAGTGAGTCTGTATGGAGCAGTCGTTAACTTATTACCAGTCACTCTTAATACAATTGAGGGTATCACAGTCGAG gTATCCAGATGGTTAAACATAACTTACCGTCTTGGTAATGGCATATTTAGAGAGAGAAAGAGTTTGCTAGCTAAGGAGCCTGTTCCAAATAGTAGTAGGTCAGGATCACGTTCAGGATCACGTCCAGGATCACGTCCATGTAGTGCCACCAACGCAGTACGTCCATCAAGTCGAGCAAGTGGTGCCAGTGTGACAAACCAAAGACCTTTGAGTCGAAGCAGCCCTCTTGACCGACCTGCTACAGCGAGGGAACGAGTGCCGAGTCGACAGGGTACAACAGTGGGAACACAGACTCAATTTAGTAAACCAGCGTCCAGAGAAAAACCAAAGGCAAGGGTGACGTCAGCTCCTCCTACAAGGCGATCCTATG CTGACCAGTTAGCGACCAGATACAAGGGGAAAATTTCACTGTACGAGAGGCCACCGTGGAAACCATCTTCTAAGATTCCTCACAACCTGTATCCACAACTACATATCCATCTAGATTCATGA